The genomic stretch AAGACACCGGTGGTGTGATCAAACAGCACTAAATCGCCAGCGGTATGCCCTTGTAGGGCAATCACTTCCAGTTCATGCCCACCGACGGTTTCCTTGCCTGCTTTGGCATCTTGGGTGGGCGGGGTGACGCGGGTATCGCGCATCCAATCACCGACCATGCGGTACATATTGCCGTTGAAGGTTTCGCCTTCCGCCTTGATGCCGTCACGGGTCGCGGGTAGGGCGTAAATCGGTACATCGGTATACGTTTGATTGCCCAGAAAGTGGTCGGGGTGGTGGTGGGTAATGTACACACGCACCACTTTTTTGCCAGTAAGCTTTTCAATCACCGCGCGTTGTTGTTCGCCAAAACGCCGCGATACGCCGGTATCAATGACTACCACGCCCGCCGTGGTGACAATAAAGCCGGTGTTGACGATGAAACCGCCATTCTGTTTGGAAAAATCCTCGGTTTTGCCTTCGATGACGTAGGTGTCGGTGGCCACTGGCTGTGGTTGTAGTGGGTACTCGAAACTCTCCGCCACTGCCGTAGCGTTTACCAGTAACAGCATGAGTAACCAGCGTTTCATGGGGTCACCTCCGCTGCAATCTTGTTGCCGTTGTTGTCGCGTCCTTCCAGTGTGAAGGTGGTGTTTTTGCCGACATCCAGGCTCAGCATGGGGTTTTCACTGATCGGCTCGTACAGGTCGAGTTCGGCCAGTACCTGACCTTGCGCGTCTTTGACGTTGAGGTTTTCAATGTGGAAGGTGGGAATGCCGCTGGCTAAGCCAGTATCCATCGGGTGCATGACGCGGATGCGCAAGCGATTGTTGTCGGGGTGTTTCCATACATTTGCCGAGACTTGCCCCAGCGTTTTGCTCCAGTCACCGCTGGATGTGCCGAGACTGGGTAAGGTGCAACCGCCGCCTGCCGCTTCGACATACGTGCCGCCAACATGCCATAGCCCGTCAGCGGTTTTCACGGCGACCCGCACCGGGCTGCCTTGTTGCAACTTCATGCGGAAGGCAAGGTTCGGGGCGATGGTTTTGGGGCGAAAGTTCAGCACGTGTGGCAGCGGGTTGAGATCCGCAAACACGCGCATTTCCTGTATTCCCTGCAAGTCCGTCACCCGTAAGGCGATGGGAACATTGAGTGAATCTTCCGCCTCTGGTGGGGCTTCTACCGTTACCTTGCTGTCGAAGGTGTACGGCTCGCCGTTGAGGAAACGCGTGTGCATCGCCTCCCATTGCGGGGAGTTGAGGGGGTCAGGTTCTGCCGCTACTGCCGTTTGACAGAGCAGGCAGAACACCAGCCATCGACCATGCCTGATCATAAAGCCTCACTTCTGGGCGGTTGCCACAGGGGGTTCTGCTGCTGGGTTGTACGTCAGTTTGTATTGCTCGAAAATCTTTTTCACGGAGCCGTCTTTAACCAACTCTGCCATCCCGCCATCCACGGCGCTGGCGAGGTCGGCATTATCGGCTTTCACCGCCACGCCCATCGCCCAACTGCCACGGCCTAAACCGGGGGTAATCAAACCTTGAATTTGGATATTGTCCGGGCGTGCGCTTAACACGCCTTCGAGTTCACCGCGTGGCCCCATAATGCCTGCAATTTCACCTTTTTTCAGGGCATCGGCGGCTTGCGTAAGGTTGGGGAAATGCCGGATATTTTTGCTGATTTGCCCTTGTA from Thiothrix litoralis encodes the following:
- a CDS encoding quinoprotein relay system zinc metallohydrolase 1, giving the protein MKRWLLMLLLVNATAVAESFEYPLQPQPVATDTYVIEGKTEDFSKQNGGFIVNTGFIVTTAGVVVIDTGVSRRFGEQQRAVIEKLTGKKVVRVYITHHHPDHFLGNQTYTDVPIYALPATRDGIKAEGETFNGNMYRMVGDWMRDTRVTPPTQDAKAGKETVGGHELEVIALQGHTAGDLVLFDHTTGVLFSGDLVFNNRAATTPHATLAMWLTTLDSLQALPFKTLVPGHGNVASDTAPIQQTRAYLQWLQTTLEDAAAHGLDMLEVMQTPIPADFQHVALVQHELRRSVSHLYPALEQAHLKPAKPAE
- a CDS encoding quinoprotein dehydrogenase-associated SoxYZ-like carrier, yielding MIRHGRWLVFCLLCQTAVAAEPDPLNSPQWEAMHTRFLNGEPYTFDSKVTVEAPPEAEDSLNVPIALRVTDLQGIQEMRVFADLNPLPHVLNFRPKTIAPNLAFRMKLQQGSPVRVAVKTADGLWHVGGTYVEAAGGGCTLPSLGTSSGDWSKTLGQVSANVWKHPDNNRLRIRVMHPMDTGLASGIPTFHIENLNVKDAQGQVLAELDLYEPISENPMLSLDVGKNTTFTLEGRDNNGNKIAAEVTP